Proteins encoded within one genomic window of Bacillus thuringiensis:
- a CDS encoding flavodoxin, giving the protein MSKLVMVFASMSGNTEEMADHIAGAIRETENEIEVIDIMDSPEASILEQYDGIILGAYTWGDGDLPDDFLDFYDAMDSIDLTGKKAAVFGSCDSAYPKYGVAVDILIEKLQERGAAVVLEGLKVELTPEDEDVEKCLQFGAEFVKHLS; this is encoded by the coding sequence TTGAGTAAGTTAGTAATGGTTTTTGCAAGTATGAGTGGAAATACAGAGGAAATGGCTGATCATATTGCCGGTGCAATTCGTGAAACAGAAAATGAAATTGAAGTTATTGATATTATGGATTCACCTGAAGCTTCTATATTAGAACAGTATGATGGAATTATTTTAGGGGCATACACTTGGGGAGATGGTGACCTTCCTGATGATTTCTTAGATTTTTATGACGCAATGGATTCTATTGATTTAACTGGGAAAAAAGCGGCAGTATTCGGATCATGTGATTCGGCTTATCCAAAATACGGAGTGGCAGTTGACATTTTAATAGAAAAGCTACAAGAACGCGGGGCAGCAGTTGTGTTAGAAGGATTAAAAGTAGAATTAACGCCAGAAGATGAAGATGTAGAAAAATGTTTACAGTTTGGAGCTGAATTTGTAAAACACCTTTCTTAA
- a CDS encoding MarR family winged helix-turn-helix transcriptional regulator: MSQNREQLMEELSTNVFAMFRTLRNDIGKIFGGYIPWNEFIVLRILNRTNKEMVSRVANELNVSNSHITAVTEKLINKGFVTRSRSTSDRRVVYLEITEQGKDLVAKMEGAKKQYLQERFSTLSEEEMNIMISISKKLI, encoded by the coding sequence TTGTCTCAAAATCGAGAGCAATTAATGGAAGAACTATCGACAAATGTTTTTGCTATGTTCCGCACGTTGCGTAATGATATCGGAAAAATATTTGGTGGTTACATACCGTGGAATGAGTTCATCGTCCTTAGAATATTGAATCGTACGAATAAAGAAATGGTATCACGTGTAGCGAATGAGTTAAATGTGTCGAATAGTCATATTACAGCTGTTACAGAAAAATTAATTAATAAAGGTTTTGTAACTCGTTCACGTTCTACGTCAGATCGTCGAGTTGTATATTTGGAGATTACAGAACAAGGAAAAGATTTAGTTGCGAAAATGGAAGGTGCGAAAAAACAATATTTACAAGAAAGATTTTCTACGCTTTCAGAAGAAGAAATGAATATAATGATATCTATTTCTAAAAAACTTATTTAA
- a CDS encoding TrkH family potassium uptake protein produces the protein MEVTKRQRLYNRFIRLNPPQILALGFFCLIVVGGLLLKLPFATKVHISWVDAFFTATSAATVTGLGVVDTASTFTMFGEIVIMFLIQTGGLGLMTIAILIVWVLGKKIGLRHRLLIGEAFNQTNIGGLVKLVKRVFIFSICIEFIGVIFLSFRFIPEFGFGKGVYYSIFHVIASYNNAGFALWPDNLTRYVGDPIINIGICSLIVIGGLGFTVLIDIWYSRSFRKLSLHSKIMIVGTVALNVIAMIVIFVLEYNNVKTLGNLPLNEKLWASFFQGITPRTAGFNTVDYGGMEESSILFTMVLMFIGAGSVSTGGGIKLTTFVILVTSVLSFFRKKEEIVLFQRTIKMSTVTRALAIAVASQILIFAAVFVLMLTENFSFIQLLFETISAFGTVGLTMGITAKLSAFGKCIIMFVMFCGLIGPLTLVFSLARPAKQKIKYPSEDVFTG, from the coding sequence ATGGAAGTAACAAAAAGACAAAGGCTGTATAATCGTTTTATACGATTAAATCCACCACAAATATTAGCATTAGGTTTTTTCTGCTTAATTGTGGTTGGCGGTTTGTTATTAAAGTTACCATTCGCAACGAAAGTACATATTAGTTGGGTAGATGCTTTCTTTACCGCAACGTCAGCAGCGACTGTAACGGGATTGGGAGTAGTGGATACTGCAAGTACGTTTACGATGTTTGGCGAAATTGTAATTATGTTTTTAATTCAAACAGGTGGTCTAGGTCTTATGACGATTGCCATCTTAATTGTTTGGGTATTAGGTAAAAAGATTGGTTTACGCCACCGATTATTAATTGGAGAGGCATTTAATCAGACAAATATAGGTGGTCTCGTAAAATTAGTAAAACGTGTCTTTATATTTTCAATTTGTATTGAGTTTATTGGAGTCATCTTTTTATCATTTCGTTTTATTCCAGAGTTTGGCTTTGGAAAAGGTGTATACTATAGTATTTTTCACGTGATCGCATCTTATAATAATGCTGGATTTGCTCTATGGCCGGATAATTTAACAAGGTATGTAGGCGATCCTATTATTAATATTGGGATTTGCTCTTTAATTGTAATAGGTGGTCTCGGTTTTACTGTATTAATTGATATATGGTATAGTCGTAGTTTTCGAAAATTATCACTTCATTCAAAAATAATGATTGTCGGAACAGTAGCGCTAAATGTTATAGCGATGATTGTGATTTTTGTATTGGAATATAATAATGTGAAGACGTTAGGGAACTTACCTTTAAATGAAAAATTATGGGCTTCTTTCTTCCAAGGTATTACTCCACGTACTGCCGGATTTAATACAGTTGACTACGGGGGTATGGAAGAGTCATCTATATTATTTACGATGGTTTTAATGTTTATTGGTGCAGGAAGTGTATCAACGGGTGGGGGGATTAAATTAACAACGTTTGTTATTTTAGTTACATCTGTCCTTTCTTTCTTTAGAAAGAAAGAGGAAATCGTTTTATTTCAGCGCACAATTAAAATGTCGACAGTAACGAGAGCTTTAGCGATTGCTGTTGCCAGTCAAATCCTCATTTTTGCAGCAGTATTTGTATTAATGCTTACAGAAAACTTCAGTTTTATTCAGCTACTATTTGAAACAATCTCAGCGTTTGGTACAGTAGGATTAACGATGGGGATTACTGCCAAGTTATCAGCGTTTGGAAAATGTATTATTATGTTTGTGATGTTTTGTGGATTAATTGGACCGTTAACACTTGTCTTTTCTTTAGCGCGACCAGCAAAACAAAAAATTAAATATCCATCAGAAGATGTATTTACAGGATAA
- a CDS encoding YrvL family regulatory protein codes for MNEEEKFSNLSLKDKTIIISIITLFFIIIVAFIFFVYVGIFQITGIEYSSRTALLLFFLLITFLDGITFFIFSFFKVLLYPMTQNMPNWISITLFSFIEITLDWFVIHTADDWIESVNMSNIAELCVVLFFFILNKLLSDKKE; via the coding sequence ATGAATGAGGAGGAGAAATTCTCAAACCTCAGCCTAAAAGATAAAACGATTATCATTAGTATTATTACTCTTTTTTTCATTATAATTGTTGCATTTATATTTTTTGTATATGTAGGAATCTTTCAAATTACAGGTATAGAGTATAGTTCACGTACTGCTTTACTTCTCTTTTTTTTATTAATCACTTTCTTAGACGGTATTACATTTTTTATCTTCAGTTTCTTCAAGGTGCTGCTATATCCAATGACACAAAACATGCCAAATTGGATTTCTATTACCCTTTTCTCATTCATTGAAATTACACTAGATTGGTTCGTCATTCATACTGCTGATGATTGGATAGAAAGCGTCAACATGTCCAACATAGCTGAATTATGTGTCGTACTATTCTTCTTCATCTTAAATAAATTATTAAGTGACAAGAAAGAGTAA
- a CDS encoding thioredoxin family protein produces the protein MKINHTKEVLLMNLQQWADKGMSFDTYVNEMKVNQYELLHIYNNFLIPNELLPVLEERQNDGWRVIVLTADWCGDALLCVPVMKRISEVANIDMSLLIRDENLELMDQYLTNGTARAIPIFIFIDKDGNEQAVWGPRAPKVQELVTSMRATLPEKEDPTFEEKQKEMYANFRATLADDTSLWEHVMESMMEKVVK, from the coding sequence ATGAAAATAAATCATACTAAAGAGGTGTTACTTATGAACTTACAACAATGGGCTGATAAAGGTATGTCCTTTGATACATATGTGAATGAAATGAAAGTAAATCAATACGAACTACTGCACATTTACAATAACTTCTTAATTCCAAATGAATTACTTCCAGTATTAGAAGAACGTCAAAATGATGGCTGGCGTGTTATCGTATTAACAGCTGATTGGTGTGGTGATGCTCTTTTATGCGTACCTGTTATGAAACGAATTTCTGAAGTTGCAAATATTGATATGTCATTATTAATTCGCGATGAAAACTTGGAATTAATGGATCAATATTTAACAAATGGAACAGCACGTGCGATTCCAATCTTTATTTTCATTGATAAAGATGGAAACGAACAAGCCGTTTGGGGACCACGTGCTCCAAAAGTACAAGAGTTAGTGACTTCAATGCGCGCCACATTGCCTGAAAAAGAAGATCCAACATTCGAAGAGAAACAAAAAGAAATGTACGCTAATTTCCGTGCTACATTAGCTGATGATACTTCTCTATGGGAACATGTAATGGAAAGCATGATGGAAAAAGTAGTAAAATAA
- the ytfJ gene encoding GerW family sporulation protein yields the protein MTSSILESIKRNNEERVQYIMEHPIENLMKTAMTNLKEMVDVNTIVGSPVSTADGNVVLTVSQVAFGFGAGGSDFKGDFISEKHNNGQGQHKENKQSHPFGGGSGAGVSISPVAFLVVGSNGVQVLHLNSSTHLIEKALNTVPSTVDKFVNNRQK from the coding sequence ATGACTTCCTCTATTTTGGAAAGTATAAAAAGGAATAATGAGGAAAGGGTGCAATACATAATGGAACATCCAATTGAAAATTTAATGAAAACAGCAATGACAAATTTAAAAGAGATGGTAGATGTAAATACGATTGTTGGAAGTCCAGTTTCAACAGCTGATGGAAATGTAGTATTAACAGTATCTCAAGTGGCTTTTGGTTTTGGTGCTGGTGGAAGTGACTTTAAAGGTGATTTTATTTCCGAAAAACATAATAACGGACAAGGGCAGCATAAAGAGAACAAGCAAAGTCATCCGTTTGGAGGCGGAAGCGGGGCTGGGGTTTCTATTAGCCCAGTTGCTTTTTTAGTAGTTGGTTCTAACGGTGTGCAAGTATTGCACCTCAATAGTAGTACGCATTTAATTGAGAAGGCTTTAAATACTGTACCAAGCACTGTAGATAAATTTGTAAATAACCGTCAAAAGTGA
- a CDS encoding YkuS family protein: protein MARIGVENSLTDVQQALQQQGHEVVTLNSEQDAQGCDCCVVTGQDSNMMGIADASIKGSVITAHGLTTDEICQQVESRT, encoded by the coding sequence ATGGCTAGAATCGGTGTTGAAAACTCGTTAACAGATGTTCAGCAAGCTCTCCAGCAACAGGGACATGAAGTTGTTACCCTTAATTCAGAACAAGATGCACAAGGGTGCGATTGTTGTGTTGTAACTGGGCAAGATTCCAATATGATGGGGATTGCAGATGCATCAATTAAAGGTTCGGTAATTACGGCTCATGGTTTAACAACGGATGAAATTTGTCAGCAAGTTGAGAGCCGCACTTAA
- a CDS encoding DUF3911 family protein yields MACVQIKGTRQEVVEMLQLFDLMDTKGFCKFDNYVEVEPNNKEHNNFIASIDIHSNTSSAQDTLNDQFVSQMLTGVYND; encoded by the coding sequence ATGGCGTGTGTACAAATTAAAGGAACGAGACAAGAGGTAGTAGAAATGCTTCAACTATTTGATCTAATGGATACGAAAGGTTTTTGTAAATTCGATAATTATGTAGAGGTAGAACCAAATAATAAAGAACATAACAATTTTATTGCTTCAATCGACATCCATTCAAATACTTCTTCCGCCCAAGATACTTTAAACGATCAATTCGTAAGCCAAATGCTTACTGGTGTATATAACGACTAA
- a CDS encoding aminoglycoside phosphotransferase family protein has protein sequence MDSYKQFIKEAFPNLSIHSYKQNEEGWDNAAVIVNDELLFRFPRKKEYAMRIPLEKELCTLLSYSLHEIKVPKYHLLYKQDTDTIPLCSYYTLLHGEPLKTEIVVNLDEKERKVIITQLATFLAALHSIPLKSVTALGFPIEKTVAYWKELQTKLNQYVTNNLTSLQKSALNRLFENFFARLATSTFQHTIIHADFTHHHILFSKQHKAISGIIDFGDAQIGDPAFDFAGLFYDFGHEFTTSVYEQYSTLISHHDPLLIHRITTFYQYSPLLHNMIYNFETKNELEFLADTEKLKVILQGRD, from the coding sequence ATGGATTCTTACAAACAATTTATAAAAGAAGCTTTTCCTAATCTTTCTATACATTCATATAAACAAAATGAAGAAGGATGGGATAATGCAGCGGTTATAGTAAATGATGAGCTACTGTTTCGTTTCCCGCGAAAAAAGGAATATGCGATGCGAATTCCTTTAGAAAAAGAGCTATGCACACTTCTCTCTTATTCACTACATGAAATTAAGGTTCCAAAGTATCACCTACTCTATAAACAGGATACTGATACTATTCCACTTTGTAGTTACTATACTCTCCTTCATGGTGAACCGTTAAAAACAGAAATAGTTGTGAATTTAGATGAAAAAGAACGGAAAGTAATTATTACACAATTAGCTACTTTTCTTGCGGCTCTACATAGTATTCCTCTAAAAAGTGTTACAGCGTTAGGATTTCCTATTGAAAAAACAGTTGCCTACTGGAAAGAGCTACAAACTAAATTAAATCAGTATGTTACTAATAATCTTACTTCGCTCCAGAAATCAGCCTTAAATCGTTTATTCGAGAATTTTTTTGCCCGTCTAGCTACATCCACATTTCAACATACAATCATTCACGCTGACTTTACACATCATCACATTTTATTTAGCAAACAGCATAAAGCTATCTCAGGTATTATTGATTTTGGTGACGCACAAATTGGCGATCCTGCTTTTGATTTTGCAGGGCTATTTTATGATTTCGGACATGAATTTACTACATCAGTATATGAACAATACAGTACGCTTATTTCACACCATGATCCATTACTCATTCACCGCATCACGACCTTTTATCAATACAGTCCTTTATTACATAATATGATTTATAACTTTGAAACAAAGAATGAACTTGAATTTCTAGCAGATACAGAAAAACTGAAAGTAATACTACAGGGCCGAGATTAA
- a CDS encoding dicarboxylate/amino acid:cation symporter, translated as MKQTKAILIALFLGLVVGLTLNLAAPSIFDPLNQYVFNPLGQLFIRLIKMLVVPVVFISIVLGAAGLGDPKQLGRIGLKSISFFLVTTAVAISIAVTFALIIKPGSGGNFKTEGLKYEGAKTETSFVDTLLNIVPDNPAQAMADGNMLQIITFAALIGLGLAVLGKRVQGIHSLLEQGNELMMYLVNLVMKLAPIGTFGLLASSVGKMGLAGVAAMFKYMIVVMLVLIIHGVFVYGGLLKVLAKESIVRFFKHFGPVMAIGFSTSSSNASLPFAMKTAQEKLGVPKAISSFVQPLGATINMDGTAIMQGVATVFIAQVYGVELTMSQLAVVVLTAVLASIGTAGVPGVGLVMLTMVLNQVNLPVEGIALIIGIDRILDMSRTAVNISGDAICAMIVAKSEEKYNTDQSAAS; from the coding sequence TTGAAACAAACAAAAGCAATCTTAATTGCATTATTTCTCGGTCTAGTTGTCGGACTCACTCTAAATTTAGCTGCACCATCCATTTTTGATCCATTAAATCAATATGTGTTCAATCCACTTGGTCAATTGTTTATTCGACTCATTAAAATGCTAGTTGTTCCTGTTGTATTTATTTCTATCGTACTGGGAGCTGCTGGTCTTGGGGATCCGAAGCAACTTGGAAGAATCGGTTTAAAATCAATTTCATTCTTCCTCGTAACAACAGCTGTTGCCATCTCTATCGCTGTTACATTTGCACTTATTATAAAACCAGGATCTGGCGGTAACTTTAAAACCGAAGGGCTTAAATATGAAGGTGCAAAAACAGAAACATCTTTCGTCGATACATTGCTAAATATTGTGCCAGATAATCCAGCACAAGCTATGGCCGATGGAAACATGTTACAAATTATTACCTTTGCCGCACTGATTGGACTCGGGTTAGCTGTTTTAGGAAAACGAGTTCAAGGTATCCATTCATTACTTGAACAGGGCAACGAATTAATGATGTACCTTGTTAATCTCGTTATGAAATTAGCTCCAATCGGAACATTCGGGTTGCTTGCTTCATCCGTTGGTAAAATGGGTCTTGCAGGCGTCGCTGCGATGTTCAAGTATATGATTGTTGTTATGCTAGTACTTATTATTCACGGTGTCTTCGTATATGGCGGATTATTAAAGGTATTAGCAAAAGAAAGTATTGTCCGTTTCTTTAAGCACTTCGGGCCGGTAATGGCAATTGGATTTAGTACATCAAGCTCTAATGCATCTCTTCCGTTTGCAATGAAAACCGCACAAGAAAAACTTGGCGTTCCAAAAGCTATAAGTTCTTTTGTACAACCACTAGGTGCAACGATTAATATGGATGGTACTGCCATTATGCAAGGGGTAGCAACTGTGTTTATCGCTCAAGTATACGGAGTTGAACTTACGATGTCCCAATTAGCTGTTGTCGTATTAACTGCTGTACTAGCTAGTATCGGTACTGCCGGTGTACCAGGTGTTGGACTTGTAATGCTTACGATGGTTTTAAATCAAGTAAATCTACCAGTAGAAGGTATTGCCTTAATTATCGGTATTGACCGTATTCTAGATATGTCACGAACAGCTGTAAATATTTCGGGTGATGCAATTTGCGCAATGATTGTCGCAAAATCAGAAGAAAAATATAATACGGATCAATCTGCAGCATCTTAA
- the amaA gene encoding N-acyl-aliphatic-L-amino acid amidohydrolase: MNRVWKSLISEENIVKWRRHFHKYPELSFHEKETSQFIYDTLCSFSSFEVTRPTKYSVLAIKRGMEQGKTIAIRADIDALPIQEETSKSYMSVNKGMMHACGHDAHAAILLGTAEVLSNIKEDFAGEIRLFFQHAEEVYPGGGQEMVEAGVMDGVDYVIGLHVMSGLESGKIGIAYGPMMAAPDVFTVEIQGKGGHAARPEETIDPIAIGAQIITNLQHIVSRNTSAFMQRVVSVTQFHGGMADNIIPSAATLMGTVRSFNQALRVEAEEKIEKIVKGITEAHGGAYAYTYRYGYDPVINDEYITKVVEESALHLFGNERVVKLEPSMGGEDFSAYLRKAPGCFIKLGTGNEKIDTCYPHHHPKFDVDESALIYGVELFLETTMRLLKS; the protein is encoded by the coding sequence ATGAATAGAGTATGGAAGAGTCTAATTTCGGAAGAAAATATCGTGAAATGGAGAAGGCATTTCCATAAGTATCCAGAATTATCATTTCATGAAAAAGAAACTTCGCAATTTATATATGATACATTATGCTCATTTTCTTCTTTTGAAGTAACGAGACCGACGAAGTATAGTGTATTAGCAATTAAAAGAGGAATGGAACAAGGGAAAACGATTGCGATTCGAGCTGATATAGATGCTTTGCCAATTCAAGAGGAGACAAGTAAATCTTATATGTCTGTGAATAAAGGAATGATGCATGCATGTGGGCATGATGCTCACGCAGCTATTTTGTTGGGTACAGCAGAAGTGCTATCAAATATAAAGGAAGATTTTGCAGGTGAAATCCGTCTATTCTTTCAGCATGCAGAAGAGGTGTATCCCGGCGGGGGACAAGAAATGGTTGAAGCAGGCGTGATGGATGGTGTTGATTATGTAATAGGTTTACACGTTATGTCAGGGCTTGAGAGCGGGAAGATAGGTATTGCATATGGGCCGATGATGGCGGCACCAGACGTATTTACAGTTGAAATTCAAGGGAAAGGAGGGCATGCAGCAAGGCCAGAAGAAACGATAGACCCTATTGCTATCGGAGCACAGATTATTACAAATTTACAACATATCGTATCAAGAAATACAAGTGCTTTTATGCAAAGAGTCGTTTCGGTTACGCAATTTCATGGGGGAATGGCTGATAATATTATTCCTAGTGCAGCAACTTTAATGGGAACTGTTCGTTCATTTAATCAAGCATTAAGGGTGGAAGCAGAAGAGAAAATCGAGAAAATTGTGAAAGGAATTACAGAAGCACATGGAGGGGCGTATGCATATACGTATCGATATGGATATGATCCAGTTATTAATGATGAATATATTACGAAAGTAGTAGAAGAAAGTGCACTACATTTGTTTGGAAATGAGCGCGTTGTGAAGCTTGAACCTTCTATGGGAGGAGAAGATTTTTCAGCATATTTAAGAAAAGCACCGGGTTGCTTCATTAAATTAGGGACGGGGAATGAAAAGATAGATACGTGCTATCCGCATCATCATCCAAAATTTGATGTAGACGAATCAGCTCTCATTTATGGAGTGGAATTATTTTTAGAAACAACGATGAGGTTACTGAAATCATAG
- a CDS encoding MATE family efflux transporter, whose translation MKETTSISQKLKQFLLLFFPIFVTQMSLFAMSFFDTTMSGHASPIDLAGVAIGTSIWIPVSTGLTGILMATTPIVAQLVGSKKKEDVPHVVIQAVYLAICASFVVILIGFFAVTPILNGMRLEEPVERIAAQFLSIIAIGIIPLFTYTVLRGFIDALGKTRTTMIITLLSLPINVVLNYVLIFGHFGFPKLGGVGAAIASAATYWCILIITVIIIRTKEPFASFNIFKQLYRPSLSSWKEFLKLGVPIGFAIFFETSIFAAVTLMMSNFSTTTIAAHQAAMNFASLLYMTPLSLAMAMTIAVGFEVGAKRYNNAKQYGFIGIGLALAFALLYSILLYFFDDEIASIYTTDVQVHHLAKEFLIFAILFQFSDAIATPVQGALRGYKDVNVALIMTLIAYWVIGLPLGYILATYTDWAAKGYWIGLIIGLAFGATFLLIRLFQVQRKYTTQNSR comes from the coding sequence ATGAAAGAAACTACTTCAATCTCACAAAAATTAAAACAATTTTTATTACTATTTTTCCCGATTTTCGTAACGCAAATGTCATTATTTGCAATGAGTTTTTTCGATACGACAATGTCAGGACATGCAAGCCCTATTGATTTGGCAGGTGTCGCTATTGGAACGAGTATATGGATTCCAGTTAGTACGGGATTAACAGGAATTTTGATGGCCACTACTCCAATTGTTGCACAACTCGTTGGATCTAAGAAAAAAGAGGATGTTCCTCACGTTGTCATACAAGCAGTATATTTAGCAATTTGTGCTAGTTTCGTCGTTATCCTTATCGGCTTCTTTGCTGTTACACCTATTTTAAATGGCATGCGCCTGGAAGAACCTGTAGAACGTATTGCGGCACAATTTTTAAGTATTATCGCAATTGGAATTATCCCTTTATTTACTTACACTGTTTTACGTGGATTTATTGATGCATTAGGAAAAACCCGCACAACGATGATCATTACGTTACTATCATTACCCATTAACGTAGTATTAAATTATGTATTAATTTTCGGTCATTTCGGTTTTCCAAAACTCGGTGGTGTCGGAGCAGCAATTGCTTCTGCAGCAACCTATTGGTGCATTTTAATTATTACCGTTATTATTATTCGTACGAAAGAGCCTTTCGCATCTTTCAATATCTTTAAACAATTATATCGTCCTTCTCTTTCGAGTTGGAAAGAATTCTTAAAGCTTGGCGTCCCTATCGGATTTGCTATCTTTTTTGAAACGAGTATTTTTGCTGCAGTGACACTTATGATGAGTAATTTTAGTACGACAACAATCGCAGCTCATCAAGCAGCTATGAACTTCGCTTCCTTGCTATATATGACTCCTTTAAGTTTAGCAATGGCAATGACCATCGCTGTTGGATTCGAAGTTGGAGCGAAACGATATAATAACGCAAAACAATATGGATTTATAGGGATTGGCTTAGCACTTGCATTCGCCCTATTATATTCAATTCTTCTTTACTTCTTTGATGATGAAATTGCTTCTATTTATACGACAGATGTACAAGTTCATCATTTAGCAAAAGAATTTCTTATATTTGCGATTTTATTCCAATTTTCAGATGCAATTGCAACTCCTGTACAAGGGGCACTGCGTGGCTATAAAGATGTAAATGTCGCCTTAATTATGACATTGATCGCCTATTGGGTAATCGGTCTACCTCTCGGTTATATATTAGCAACTTATACGGACTGGGCAGCAAAAGGATATTGGATTGGCCTTATTATCGGTCTAGCATTTGGAGCAACCTTCCTGCTTATCCGTCTCTTTCAAGTTCAGAGAAAATATACAACGCAAAACAGCCGCTAA
- the uppP gene encoding bacitracin resistance undecaprenyl-diphosphatase: MADWLIGIIMGAVEGLTEFLPVSSTGHMILTGHLLGFDDERAKVFEVVIQLGSILAVVVIFWKRLWSLVGIGKVTDGPSLNLLHIIIGMIPAGILGVLFHSAIKEVLFGPGPVVISLVAGGILMIVAEKFSKPSTARTLDEITYKQAFTIGMFQCLALWPGFSRSGSTISGGLLARVSHTAAAEYTFILAVPMMVAASGLDLIKSWDILSAADIPLFATGFITAFVVAMLAIVSFLKLLSRVKLTPFAYYRFILAAVFYFFIM; the protein is encoded by the coding sequence GTGGCTGATTGGTTAATTGGAATAATCATGGGTGCTGTTGAAGGTTTAACAGAATTTTTACCAGTTTCATCAACAGGACATATGATTTTAACAGGTCATTTACTTGGATTTGACGACGAGAGAGCAAAAGTTTTCGAAGTTGTTATTCAATTGGGATCGATTTTAGCAGTTGTTGTTATATTTTGGAAACGCCTATGGTCTTTAGTTGGTATAGGGAAAGTAACAGACGGACCATCGTTAAATTTATTACATATTATTATTGGGATGATTCCTGCCGGTATACTTGGCGTATTATTCCATAGTGCGATTAAAGAAGTTTTATTTGGGCCAGGCCCAGTTGTTATTAGCTTAGTGGCTGGTGGTATTTTAATGATTGTTGCTGAGAAGTTTTCGAAACCAAGTACAGCAAGAACATTAGATGAAATTACATATAAGCAAGCATTTACAATCGGAATGTTCCAATGTTTAGCGCTTTGGCCAGGATTTTCTCGTTCTGGTTCTACCATAAGTGGTGGTTTATTAGCTCGCGTGTCACATACAGCAGCAGCTGAATATACATTCATTTTAGCAGTACCGATGATGGTAGCTGCAAGTGGATTAGATTTAATTAAAAGCTGGGATATATTAAGTGCAGCTGATATACCGTTATTTGCAACAGGATTTATTACAGCGTTCGTTGTTGCAATGCTTGCAATTGTTTCATTCTTAAAATTATTATCTCGTGTAAAACTAACACCGTTCGCTTACTATCGTTTCATTTTAGCTGCGGTATTCTATTTCTTCATTATGTAA